The following proteins are encoded in a genomic region of Candidatus Bathyarchaeota archaeon:
- the sdhB gene encoding succinate dehydrogenase iron-sulfur subunit: MNSEAEKIVEFKMHRFDPQQKRHYVSAYNVPVRKGMTLLDALIYIKDNFDETLTFRHSCRMGQCGSCGLMVNGTPMLACYTQVLHLESDSLVIEPLSNMPIIKDLVVDIQPFFDTYNRIKTFLIKTEEKFKKPSESVQTPTDLKRYWDLTLCTKCSICYSACPAAIDKIFLGPSTLATNYRFISDSRDEGSDERLKAMTDNVWLCTSCNSCTLFCPKEVDSSSSIVDERSLIVETGFIPRSVMDVLTSAFKYHNPMGMHPSKRIEWAKDLKIKTLPTVTKADILYFVCCLTAYDPRNQEIARSMASLFNKLGVDFATLGTEEWCCGDHILRLGEKGLFETLAEHNISLFEKFDAERIVTLSPHCYNTFKNDKPYSDVGLQVQHYTQFVAEAIEHSKLKLSKAVKKRVTYHDPCFLGKRNEIYDTPRQILESINGLELIEMKRTKENSFCCGGGAGRVWTEDATPEKRPSVNRIKEALELDVEVIATACPFCITTLEDAVKVLDVEDRIVVTDILELLKESM; the protein is encoded by the coding sequence GTGAACTCCGAAGCAGAGAAAATTGTTGAATTTAAGATGCACCGCTTCGATCCTCAACAGAAAAGGCATTACGTGTCAGCATATAACGTGCCTGTTCGCAAGGGAATGACCCTACTTGATGCTCTAATATACATCAAAGATAATTTTGATGAGACGCTTACGTTTAGGCACTCATGCAGAATGGGACAATGTGGAAGCTGCGGGCTCATGGTCAATGGAACACCCATGTTAGCCTGTTATACGCAGGTGCTCCACCTCGAATCTGACTCGCTAGTTATAGAGCCTCTTTCTAATATGCCCATCATAAAAGATCTGGTTGTTGACATCCAACCATTCTTTGACACATACAATAGAATCAAAACATTCTTGATAAAAACTGAAGAAAAGTTCAAGAAGCCCAGTGAATCTGTTCAAACGCCAACAGACCTCAAGAGGTACTGGGACTTAACACTATGCACAAAATGCTCCATCTGCTACTCAGCCTGTCCAGCCGCAATAGACAAAATATTCCTCGGACCTTCAACTCTAGCCACCAATTATCGGTTTATCTCCGATTCAAGGGATGAAGGTTCAGATGAACGATTGAAGGCTATGACTGACAACGTGTGGCTATGCACTTCCTGTAACTCTTGCACGTTATTCTGTCCGAAAGAGGTCGATTCGTCATCTTCAATAGTTGATGAACGCAGCCTCATAGTAGAAACGGGCTTTATCCCAAGATCCGTCATGGACGTGCTCACAAGCGCTTTCAAATATCATAATCCAATGGGAATGCATCCAAGCAAAAGAATAGAATGGGCTAAAGATTTGAAAATTAAAACGCTTCCAACAGTCACGAAAGCTGACATCTTGTACTTTGTATGTTGCTTGACAGCCTATGACCCGAGAAATCAAGAAATCGCCAGATCCATGGCTTCACTCTTCAATAAGCTAGGAGTTGACTTCGCAACTCTCGGCACGGAAGAATGGTGTTGTGGAGACCACATACTTAGACTCGGAGAAAAGGGATTGTTCGAAACTCTCGCGGAACATAACATATCCCTGTTTGAGAAGTTTGATGCGGAGAGAATTGTAACTTTGTCGCCACACTGCTACAATACTTTTAAGAATGACAAGCCGTACAGCGATGTTGGGCTTCAAGTTCAGCATTATACACAATTTGTCGCCGAAGCCATCGAGCACAGTAAACTCAAACTTTCCAAAGCTGTTAAGAAGAGAGTTACCTACCACGATCCTTGCTTCCTAGGCAAGCGTAATGAAATATATGATACGCCCCGGCAGATTCTGGAATCAATAAATGGTTTGGAACTTATTGAGATGAAGAGAACAAAGGAGAATAGCTTTTGCTGCGGTGGAGGAGCTGGGAGAGTTTGGACCGAGGATGCAACTCCTGAAAAGAGGCCATCTGTAAATCGGATTAAAGAAGCACTGGAACTCGATGTTGAGGTTATAGCCACAGCCTGTCCGTTCTGTATAACAAC
- a CDS encoding succinate dehydrogenase/fumarate reductase flavoprotein subunit has product MEKLTHDVVIVGAGIAGLRAAIAAAEVSNKIDVAVISKLYPIRSHSVCAQGGTAAVLREGDSYDLHAWDTVKGSDFLADQDVVEFFVRQAPKEMIMLDHWGCPWSRTDDGKINQRPFGGHSFPRACFAADMTGFHEMHTLYGKATAYDNITFYDEWFVTSLILEDNVATGLTTIELKAGEMHAFRAKAIIIATGGYARIYEFTTFSHTSTGDGMAIVYQAGVPLKDMEFIQFHPTGLVPSGILITGGARGEGGYLINAKGERFMKRYAPEKMELAPRDIVSRAETTEIQEGRGLEGPYGPYLALDLRHLGEEKINERLPLIRDVAIKLGGVDPVKEPVPIRPAAHYSMGGIHANIKTETPVPGLYAAGECSCLNVHGANRLGTNSTSDCLVFGAVAGEEAAKHTLSSSFRELPQEKILAEERRIFDGILGSEGDERVPVIRDEMRRIMSEKVWIFRKGDELNSALKEIRELKERLENIRVEDKSRPFNTGLVAALQLDFTLDLAEVTIAGALARTEFRGAHSRLDHPKRDDENWLKHTLAYHTRTGPRLEYIPITITKWPPAARAY; this is encoded by the coding sequence CCCAAGGCGGAACAGCAGCTGTTTTGAGAGAGGGAGACTCATACGATCTACACGCTTGGGATACTGTTAAGGGGTCAGATTTCCTCGCAGATCAAGATGTCGTGGAGTTCTTTGTCAGACAAGCACCCAAGGAAATGATTATGTTAGATCATTGGGGATGTCCATGGAGTAGAACTGATGATGGAAAAATAAATCAACGCCCTTTCGGCGGCCATAGCTTCCCAAGGGCATGTTTCGCAGCCGATATGACAGGTTTTCATGAAATGCACACATTATATGGAAAAGCCACAGCATATGATAACATAACATTCTACGATGAATGGTTTGTTACATCCCTAATCCTCGAAGACAATGTTGCAACAGGCTTGACAACCATAGAATTGAAGGCAGGTGAAATGCACGCGTTCCGCGCGAAAGCCATAATAATAGCAACTGGTGGCTACGCGCGCATATACGAGTTTACAACATTTTCACATACGTCTACTGGTGATGGGATGGCTATAGTTTATCAAGCTGGCGTACCTCTGAAAGACATGGAATTCATCCAATTTCATCCCACAGGTCTTGTTCCGTCTGGAATACTGATAACAGGGGGAGCCCGTGGTGAAGGAGGATACCTAATCAACGCTAAAGGTGAGCGTTTTATGAAACGCTACGCGCCTGAAAAGATGGAGTTAGCTCCACGGGACATAGTTTCTAGAGCAGAGACAACAGAAATCCAAGAGGGACGCGGACTAGAAGGCCCTTACGGTCCTTACTTAGCTTTAGACCTTAGACATTTAGGCGAGGAAAAGATAAACGAGAGGCTTCCTCTCATACGCGATGTTGCAATAAAACTCGGTGGAGTAGACCCTGTCAAGGAGCCTGTACCCATTAGGCCGGCAGCTCACTACTCAATGGGAGGGATTCACGCTAACATAAAGACGGAAACACCAGTGCCGGGGCTTTACGCCGCTGGTGAATGCTCTTGTTTAAACGTGCATGGAGCAAATAGGCTTGGTACTAACTCTACATCTGATTGTTTAGTTTTTGGAGCAGTTGCTGGCGAAGAAGCTGCCAAACATACCTTGTCCAGCAGTTTCCGAGAGCTTCCACAGGAAAAAATCTTGGCAGAAGAAAGAAGAATCTTTGACGGAATCTTGGGCAGCGAAGGCGACGAAAGGGTTCCTGTCATTAGAGATGAGATGAGGCGCATTATGAGTGAGAAAGTGTGGATATTCAGAAAAGGCGACGAACTCAACAGTGCCTTGAAAGAAATAAGGGAGCTCAAGGAGAGATTAGAGAATATAAGGGTTGAAGACAAGAGTAGACCATTTAATACTGGGCTTGTGGCAGCCCTACAACTCGACTTCACTTTGGACCTAGCTGAAGTCACGATAGCTGGTGCACTTGCCAGAACAGAGTTCAGAGGAGCCCATTCTAGGCTTGACCATCCGAAGCGTGACGATGAAAACTGGTTGAAACACACTCTAGCATACCACACAAGAACGGGACCTAGACTTGAGTATATCCCAATTACGATAACCAAGTGGCCTCCAGCCGCAAGGGCCTACTAG